A stretch of the Aegilops tauschii subsp. strangulata cultivar AL8/78 chromosome 4, Aet v6.0, whole genome shotgun sequence genome encodes the following:
- the LOC141021185 gene encoding uncharacterized protein, with protein MDHGLKIAVWNVRGLNSRARRSAIRSLLGTTGASIVCLQETKMALIYSPTVLDILGSEFDDFTYLPADGTRGGILLAWKSRAVTISDPLFTRNALTAKVSVASGTPWWLTTVYGPQDDADKILFLQELRDIRAACPGPWMLCGDFNLIYRDEDKNTGGLHRRMMGRFRRAINDLALKEIYLNGRRFTWSNEQSPPTLVHLDRVLCTSDWEDAHGECHLRCLALVVSDHCPLLLDCSPMPAVHKRFHFEDYWLRLDDFHDTVTAAWSSVHDDDPFRRLVKRLQAIARRLSSWSAKATGNIRDKLAISRKLIMRFDKAREDRVLSPPEEWLRKQLKLAYLGMASMERTIARQRARIASLKDGDANTSFFHRQCSYRRQKNRIYSLNVDGQVLTDHEEMANAAFSHFDGLLGTAVDRAHTLDLSQLIAPGDLACLDAPFSQEEIWDAVKRMPARKAPGPDGFTAE; from the coding sequence ATGGATCACGGACTAAAAATCGCTGTTTGGAATGTACGCGGCCTCAACTCGCGCGCCCGACGTAGTGCCATCCGCTCCCTGTTGGGCACTACCGGAGCCTCCATTGTATGCCTTCAGGAAACAAAGATGGCTTTGATCTACTCGCCCACTGTGCTTGACATTCTCGGCTCCGAGTTCGACGACTTCACATACCTGCCGGCTGATGGCACGCGAGGCGGCATTCTCTTGGCCTGGAAGAGCAGGGCTGTCACGATCTCCGACCCGCTGTTCACGCGGAACGCGCTCACGGCCAAGGTATCCGTGGCCTCCGGGACACCGTGGTGGCTGACGACGGTCTACGGACCCCAAGACGACGCGGATAAAATCTTGTTCCTCCAAGAGCTGCGCGATATTCGGGCGGCATGCCCCGGCCCTTGGATGCTATGTGGTGATTTCAACCTCATATACCGCGACGAGGACAAGAACACGGGTGGCCTGCATCGGCGCATGATGGGTAGATTCCGCCGCGCCATCAATGACCTCGCCTTGAAGGAGATATATCTCAACGGGCGTCGCTTCACATGGTCAAATGAGCAATCGCCGCCCACGCTAGTGCACCTTGACCGCGTCCTTTGCACGTCGGACTGGGAAGATGCGCATGGCGAATGCCACCTCCGGTGCCTCGCTTTGGTCGTGTCGGATCACTGCCCGCTGCTgcttgattgctcccccatgccGGCTGTGCACAAACGCTTCCACTTCGAGGACTACTGGCTCAGACTTGACGACTTCCATGACACCGTTACCGCGGCGTGGAGCTCGGTGCATGACGACGACCCATTCCGGCGGCTGGTCAAGCGTCTCCAGGCCATTGCTCGCCGCTTATCAAGCTGGAGCGCCAAGGCCACGGGCAACATTCGGGACAAGCTCGCCATATCCCGCAAGCTGATCATGCGCTTTGACAAAGCGCGGGAGGACCGAGTGCTCTCGCCTCCGGAGGAATGGCTCCGCAAGCAGCTCAAGCTCGCCTACCTCGGCATGGCATCCATGGAGCGCACGATCGCTCGGCAGCGTGCCCGGATCGCGTCTCTTAAGGACGGCGACGCCAACACGAGCTTCTTCCACCGGCAATGCTCCTATCGGCGTCAGAAGAACCGCATATATAGCCTTAACGTCGACGGGCAGGTGCTCACGGATCATGAGGAGATGGCCAACGCAGCATTTTCACACTTCGATGGCTTGCTGGGCACTGCTGTAGACCGGGCGCACACGCTGGACCTCTCCCAGCTCATCGCGCCCGGCGACCTCGCATGCCTAGACGCGCCCTTCAGCCAGGAGGAAATATGGGACGCGGTCAAACGCATGCCGGCGCGCAAAGCACCCGGACCTGATGGCTTCACCGCGGAGTAA
- the LOC109760414 gene encoding serine hydroxymethyltransferase 1, mitochondrial, whose protein sequence is MAMATALRKLSARGQPLSRLTPLYSMASLPATEERSAVTWPKQLNAPLEEVDPEIADIIELEKARQWKGLELIPSENFTSLSVMQAVGSVMTNKYSEGYPGARYYGGNEYIDMAETLCQKRALEAFNLDPEKWGVNVQPLSGSPANFHVYTALLKPHDRIMALDLPHGGHLSHGYQTDTKKISAVSIFFETMPYRLDESTGLIDYDQLEKSAVLFRPKLIVAGASAYARLYDYNRMRKICDKQKAVLLADMAHISGLVAAGVIPSPFEYADVVTTTTHKSLRGPRGAMIFFRKGVKEINKQGKEVKYDFEDKINAAVFPGLQGGPHNHTITGLAVALKQATTQEYRAYQEQVMSNSARFAESLTSKGYDIVSGGTDNHLVLVNLKKKGIDGSRVEKVLENVHIAANKNTVPGDVSAMVPGGIRMGTPALTSRGFVEEDFAKVADFFDSAVNLALKVKAAAAGTKLKDFVATLQSDSNIQAEIAKLRHDVEEYAKQFPTIGFEKETMKYKN, encoded by the exons ATGGCCATGGCGACGGCGCTCCGCAAGCTCTCCGCCCGCGGCCAGCCCCTCTCCCGCCTCACGCCGCTCTACTCCATG GCGTCCCTGCCGGCGACGGAGGAGAGATCCGCAGTCACC TGGCCGAAGCAGTTGAACGCGCCGCTGGAGGAGGTCGACCCCGAGATTGCCGACATCATCGAGCTCGAGAAGGCCCGCCAATGGAAG GGGCTGGAGCTCATCCCGTCGGAGAACTTCACCTCCCTGTCGGTGATGCAGGCGGTGGGATCCGTCATGACCAACAAGTACAGCGAGGGGTACCCCGGCGCGAGATACTACGGTGGAAACGA ATACATTGATATGGCCGAGACGCTGTGTCAGAAACGTGCTTTGGAGGCCTTCAATTTGGACCCAGAGAAGTGGGGAG TGAATGTGCAACCTCTATCGGGTTCACCTgccaacttccatgtatacactGCTCTGCTGAAGCCACATGACAGAATTATGGCTCTGGATCTTCCTCACGGTGGACATCTTTCCCATGGCTACCAG ACTGACACAAAGAAAATCTCAGCAGTTTCAATATTCTTTGAGACAATGCCTTACAGACTGGATGAAAGCACTGGCTTGATTGATTATGACCAG TTGGAGAAAAGTGCCGTTCTGTTTAGGCCAAAGTTGATTGTTGCTGGTGCTAGTGCATATGCCCGCCTTTATGATTATAACCGCATGCGGAAG ATCTGTGACAAGCAGAAGGCAGTTCTTCTGGCAGACATGGCACATATCAGTGGGCTAGTTGCTGCTGGTGTAATTCCGTCTCCTTTTGAGTATGCAGATGTGGTGACTACCACTACCCACAAGTCACTCCGTGGTCCACGTGGAGCCATGATCTTTTTCCGGAAGGGAGTGAAAGAAATAAACAAACAAGGGAAGGAG GTTAAGTATGATTTTGAGGACAAAATCAATGCTGCTGTCTTCCCAGGTTTGCAAGGTGGACCCCATAACCATACTATTACTGGCCTGGCAGTTGCGCTTAAGCAG GCAACTACTCAGGAGTACAGAGCTTATCAAGAGCAAGTTATGAGCAACTCTGCTAGATTTGCTGAG AGCTTAACTTCAAAAGGCTACGATATTGTTTCTGGTGGGACTGATAACCATTTAGTTTTGGTGAACCTCAAGAAAAAG GGAATAGATGGTTCACGTGTGGAGAAGGTTTTAGAAAATGTGCATATTGCAGCAAACAAGAACACGGTTCCTGGTGATGTTTCAGCTATGGTACCCGGAGGCATCAGGATGG GAACCCCCGCACTTACATCAAGAGGATTTGTTGAGGAGGACTTCGCCAAGGTTGCTGACTTCTTCGATTCGGCAGTGAACTTGGCCTTGAAGGTTAAAGCTGCAGCAGCAG GTACCAAACTGAAGGACTTTGTTGCCACTTTGCAATCCGACAGCAACATCCAAGCTGAAATTGCAAAGCTTCGCCACGATGTGGAGGAATATGCGAAACAATTCCCAACAATTGGATTCGAGAAGGAGACCATGAAGTACAAGAACTAA